In one Aeromicrobium erythreum genomic region, the following are encoded:
- a CDS encoding TetR/AcrR family transcriptional regulator — protein sequence MGLREINAARTRQLLATTAMQMFLEQGYESTTLEDVAQRAGVGISTLYRYFPTKEQLGTAFLGDPGLMADELTGRPAEEDTETALGHALVALLEHTRGANPYSDRFRELTDANARLHGRLLEWLSEAYEQLCVALAARRGVAADDVGVAATAWMAVFVLKQVDDRRGEEDGPTLARRVMTSLSAAPLLTPQSPADPT from the coding sequence ATGGGACTGCGCGAGATCAACGCGGCGCGCACCCGGCAGCTGCTCGCCACGACCGCGATGCAGATGTTCCTCGAGCAGGGCTACGAGTCGACGACCTTGGAGGACGTGGCCCAGCGTGCCGGCGTCGGCATCTCGACCCTGTACCGCTACTTCCCGACGAAGGAGCAGCTCGGGACGGCGTTCCTCGGCGACCCCGGACTCATGGCCGACGAGCTGACCGGCCGGCCCGCCGAGGAGGACACGGAGACGGCCCTGGGGCACGCGCTCGTGGCCCTGCTCGAGCACACCCGAGGCGCGAACCCCTACTCCGACCGCTTCCGCGAGCTCACCGACGCCAACGCACGGCTGCACGGACGCCTCCTCGAGTGGCTCTCCGAGGCCTACGAGCAGCTGTGCGTCGCCCTGGCTGCGCGGCGTGGGGTCGCGGCCGACGACGTGGGCGTCGCCGCGACGGCCTGGATGGCCGTCTTCGTGCTGAAGCAGGTCGACGACCGGCGCGGCGAGGAGGACGGTCCGACCCTCGCCCGCCGCGTGATGACCAGCCTGTCGGCAGCGCCGCTGCTCACCCCACAGTCGCCCGCGGACCCCACGTGA
- a CDS encoding nuclear transport factor 2 family protein, giving the protein MSPSPDRPAAVDAWHEVVRTGDLERLDALLADAVVFRSPAVHTPQEGRATTTLYLRAALEVLGPHLAYHRQLWDEESAVLEFTTEVGGKQVHGVDMLRWGPDDRLVEFTVMVRPLQGLTALVEEMGATLRRLA; this is encoded by the coding sequence ATGAGCCCGTCCCCCGACCGTCCCGCCGCCGTCGACGCCTGGCACGAGGTCGTGCGCACCGGTGACCTCGAGCGGCTCGACGCCCTGCTCGCCGACGCCGTCGTCTTCCGCTCGCCGGCCGTCCACACGCCCCAGGAGGGCCGGGCCACGACGACGCTCTACCTGCGCGCCGCGCTCGAGGTGCTCGGACCGCACCTGGCCTACCACCGCCAGCTGTGGGACGAGGAGTCCGCGGTGCTGGAGTTCACCACCGAGGTGGGCGGCAAGCAGGTGCACGGCGTCGACATGCTGCGCTGGGGCCCCGACGACCGGCTCGTCGAGTTCACCGTGATGGTGCGACCTCTCCAGGGCCTGACCGCCCTCGTCGAGGAGATGGGCGCGACCCTGCGTCGACTGGCCTGA
- a CDS encoding NAD(P)H-dependent flavin oxidoreductase, with amino-acid sequence MALPEILRRPLSLPVVASPMFIVSGPEMVVAQCTSGIVGSFPALNARPASLLTDWLSQITEQNASFAAANPDRPVAPFAVNQIVHRSNDRLEHDLQLCVDHQVPIVITSLGAREDVNEAVHSYGGIVLHDVINDRFAHKAIEKGADGLIAVAAGAGGHAGTQSPFALVREIRRWFDGPVLLSGAIAHGRSVLAAQVAGADLAYVGSAFLSTHEANAAEEYKDMIVSSSAADIVYSNLFTGVHGNYLRGSIVAAGLDPDALPESDPTAMDFGTGDDDDQPKAKAWRDIWGSGQGVGAIDQRRSVAELVTQLRAEYDEALAAPIWDGHRELSLAPAPA; translated from the coding sequence GTGGCCCTGCCCGAGATCCTGCGCCGTCCGCTCAGCCTGCCCGTCGTCGCGTCGCCGATGTTCATCGTGTCCGGGCCCGAGATGGTCGTGGCCCAGTGCACGTCCGGCATCGTCGGCTCGTTCCCCGCCCTCAACGCTCGCCCGGCGTCGCTGCTGACCGACTGGCTCAGCCAGATCACCGAGCAGAACGCGTCGTTCGCCGCTGCGAACCCCGACCGCCCGGTCGCGCCGTTCGCCGTGAACCAGATCGTCCACCGGTCCAACGACCGGCTCGAGCACGACCTCCAGCTCTGCGTCGACCACCAGGTGCCGATCGTCATCACCTCGCTCGGCGCTCGGGAGGACGTGAACGAGGCCGTCCACTCCTACGGCGGCATCGTCCTGCACGACGTGATCAACGACCGGTTCGCGCACAAGGCGATCGAGAAGGGCGCCGACGGGCTGATCGCCGTGGCTGCGGGAGCCGGTGGCCACGCCGGCACCCAGTCGCCGTTCGCCCTGGTGCGCGAGATCCGACGCTGGTTCGACGGTCCGGTGCTGCTCTCGGGCGCCATCGCGCACGGGCGCTCGGTCCTGGCCGCCCAGGTGGCCGGGGCCGACCTCGCCTACGTCGGCAGCGCGTTCCTCTCGACGCACGAGGCGAACGCCGCGGAGGAGTACAAGGACATGATCGTGTCGTCGTCGGCTGCCGACATCGTCTACAGCAACCTCTTCACCGGCGTGCACGGCAACTACCTGCGCGGCAGCATCGTCGCCGCCGGTCTCGACCCCGACGCGCTGCCGGAGTCCGACCCCACGGCCATGGACTTCGGCACGGGTGACGATGACGACCAGCCGAAGGCGAAGGCCTGGCGTGACATCTGGGGCTCCGGACAGGGGGTCGGCGCGATCGACCAGCGTCGGTCGGTCGCCGAGCTCGTCACGCAGCTGCGTGCCGAGTACGACGAGGCCCTCGCCGCGCCGATCTGGGACGGTCACCGCGAGCTCAGCCTGGCTCCTGCTCCCGCCTGA